Proteins encoded together in one Ipomoea triloba cultivar NCNSP0323 chromosome 4, ASM357664v1 window:
- the LOC116015114 gene encoding uncharacterized protein LOC116015114 produces the protein MIVKRKQVAKRYAPKTPAKKVRISGPSSNGVQNIIERNMLNIIKPESSEKKEKRQKIDQEEEESANYQSMGEAVGAGEGASSASMTPFEIHILSRMDAFLLEQREQRNRLVMLCDSVNNLQTSKR, from the coding sequence atgATCGTGAAGAGAAAACAGGTGGCAAAACGATATGCTCCAAAAACCCCAGCAAAAAAGGTGAGAATCTCAGGGCCATCATCTAATGGGGTACAAAATATCATAGAACGCAACATGCTCAACATTATCAAACCTGAGTCAAgcgagaaaaaggaaaagaggcAAAAGATTGATCAGGAGGAAGAGGAAAGTGCTAATTATCAGTCCATGGGTGAAGCTGTGGGAGCCGGAGAAGGAGCATCCTCCGCCAGCATGACACCTTTTGAGATTCATATTCTCTCCCGTATGGATGCATTCCTGCTTGAGCAGAGGGAGCAGAGGAACCGTTTGGTTATGTTGTGTGACTCTGTCAACAACCTCCAAACCTCCAAACGTTAA